From the genome of Ziziphus jujuba cultivar Dongzao chromosome 6, ASM3175591v1, one region includes:
- the LOC107431084 gene encoding probable LRR receptor-like serine/threonine-protein kinase IRK has protein sequence MPLKLFLFLLLVPTLIHSLDPVLNEDVLGLIVFKAGLQDPEGKLSSWNEDDNNPCDWCGVKCNPRTNRVTELALDSFSLSGHIDKGLLKLQFLQILSLSRNNLTGTINPDIAHIGSLTIVDLSENSLSGPIPDEFFQQCGSLRRVSFAGNNITGQIPESLSSCFSLTAVNFSSNQLSGKLPSGIWYLRGLRLLDLSDNLLDGEIPQGIENLYDLRIISLRKNRFSGSLPENIGSCLHLKSVDFSENFLSGTLPESMQSLSSCSSLSLGGNSFAGEAPYWIGDLRNLEELDLSANNFSGQIPNSIGNLQLLQKLNLSINGFGGKLPESMTNCINLLALDVSHNLLVGAIPSWIFKQDLRSASLFENKLTEGEDPWLTSTGTDSHGGLQFLDLSANGFSGELPSDIGVLSSLQVLNMSRNHFYGSIPKSIGELKVADVLDLSENRLNGSIPSEIGGAISLKELRLQKNFLSGKIPAQIEKCSSLQSLILSQNNFSGSVPVAIANLTNLQYVDFSLNVLSGSLPKELTNLSHLLYFNVSHNHLKGELPVGGFFNTISPSSVSGNPSLCGSVVNRTCPAVHPKPIVLNPNSSDSGGYSSRNRGHKKIILSISALIAIGAAAFIVLGVVAVTLLNIRVRSSMSRSAAPLALSGGEDFSCSPTNDPNYGKLVMFSGDADFDAGAQALLNKDSELGRGGFGVVYRTLLRDGRAVAIKKLTVSSLIKSQEDFEREVKNLGKIRHHNLVALEGYYWTPSLQLLIYEFIPSGSLYRRLHDAPGGKCLSWRQRFNIILGMAKGLSHLHQMNIIHYNLKSTNVLIDSSCEPKVGDFGLARLLPMLDRCILSSKIQSALGYMAPEFACQTVKITEKCDVYGFGVLVLEVVTGKRPVEYMEDDVVVLCDMVRGALEEGRVEECVDEKLVRNFPADEAIPVVKLGLICASQVPSNRPDMSEVVNILELIQCPSEGQDELE, from the exons ATGCCATTAAAGctattcctttttcttcttcttgttcctaCTCTCATACATTCTTTGGACCCAGTTTTGAACGAAGATGTTCTGGGGTTGATCGTATTCAAAGCTGGCCTTCAGGACCCAGAAGGCAAACTCAGTTCCTGGAATGAAGACGATAACAATCCCTGCGATTGGTGCGGCGTCAAATGCAACCCTCGAACCAACCGAGTTACAGAGCTTGCCCTTGACAGCTTCTCGCTTTCTGGACATATAGACAAAGGCCTCCTGAAATTGCAGTTCCTTCAGATACTATCCCTATCCCGGAACAACTTAACGGGGACGATAAATCCTGATATTGCTCACATTGGGAGTTTAACAATTGTTGATTTGAGCGAAAACAGCCTCTCCGGGCCAATCCCAGATGAGTTTTTTCAGCAATGTGGTTCCTTGAGAAGAGTTTCGTTTGCTGGGAACAACATCACGGGTCAGATTCCTGAATCTTTGAGCTCTTGCTTCTCTTTGACGGCTGTGAATTTTTCTTCTAATCAGCTCTCTGGGAAACTACCATCTGGGATATGGTATTTGAGGGGGCTTCGACTGCTTGACCTTTCTGATAATTTGTTGGATGGAGAAATTCCTCAAGGTATTGAAAATTTGTATGATCTGAGGATAATTAGTTTAAGGAAAAATCGATTCTCTGGGAGTCTTCCTGAGAATATTGGAAGTTGTTTGCATTTGAAGTCGGTTGATTTCAGTGAGAACTTTCTTTCTGGAACGCTTCCGGAGTCAATGCAGAGCCTTAGTTCATGCTCTTCTCTGAGCTTAGGAGGTAACTCTTTCGCTGGTGAAGCTCCGTACTGGATTGGAGATTTGAGAAACCTTGAGGAATTAGATCTCTCTGCCAATAACTTTTCTGGGCAAATTCCAAATTCTATTGGAAATCTTCAGTTGCTGCAGAAGTTGAATTTGTCCATAAATGGGTTTGGTGGGAAGTTGCCAGAGTCGATGACTAATTGCATAAACTTGTTGGCTCTTGATGTTAGCCACAATCTGTTGGTGGGTGCTATTCCTTCATGGATTTTTAAGCAGGATTTAAGAAGTGCTTCACTATTTGAAAACAAACTAACCGAAGGGGAAGATCCATGGCTTACATCAACAGGGACAGACTCTCATGGAGGTCTTCAATTTTTGGATTTGTCTGCAAATGGGTTTTCTGGTGAACTTCCTTCAGATATTGGGGTTCTTAGTAGCTTGCAAGTCTTGAATATGTCCAGGAATCATTTCTATGGTTCTATTCCAAAAAGCATTGGTGAGTTGAAAGTTGCAGACGTTCTTGATCTTAGTGAGAATAGGCTAAATGGAAGTATTCCTTCTGAAATTGGAGGAGCAATTTCACTCAAGGAATTGAGGCTGCAGAAGAACTTTCTGAGTGGAAAAATTCCTGCCCAGATTGAGAAATGTTCATCTCTGCAATCTTT GATTCTGTCTCAGAACAACTTCAGTGGCTCTGTTCCTGTGGCCATTGCAAACCTTACCAATCTTCAATATGTCGACTTTTCTCTAAATGTTCTCTCTGGAAGCTTACCAAAAGAGCTGACAAATCTTTCCCATCTCCTATACTTTAATGTCTCTCACAACCATCTTAAAGGTGAGCTGCCAGTAGGAGGTTTCTTTAACACTATTTCTCCATCATCTGTCTCAGGCAACCCATCCCTATGTGGCTCTGTTGTTAACCGTACCTGTCCTGCTGTCCATCCCAAACCCATTGTCCTGAATCCAAATTCTTCTGACTCTGGTGGTTATTCCTCTAGAAATCGTGGTCACAAGAAGATTATACTAAGCATATCAGCTCTCATTGCCATTGGTGCAGCTGCTTTCATTGTCCTCGGTGTTGTAGCTGTCACTCTCCTCAATATCCGTGTGCGGTCTTCTATGTCTCGTTCTGCTGCCCCTCTTGCATTGTCTGGTGGAGAAGATTTCAGTTGTTCTCCCACTAATGATCCAAATTATGGCAAGCTTGTTATGTTTTCTGGTGATGCTGACTTTGATGCTGGTGCTCAGGCACTGCTCAACAAGGACTCAGAACTAGGTCGTGGTGGATTTGGAGTTGTTTACCGAACACTCCTTCGAGATGGACGTGCAGTTGCAATAAAAAAGCTAACAGTCTCAAGTTTGATAAAGTCCCAAGAAGATTTTGAGAGGGAAGTGAAAAACCTTGGAAAGATCAGGCACCATAATCTTGTAGCATTGGAAGGATACTACTGGACTCCATCCTTGCAGCTCCTTATTTATGAATTCATACCCAGTGGAAGTTTGTATAGGCGTCTGCATGATGCACCTGGTGGAAAATGCCTCTCTTGGAGACAGAGATTCAACATAATTCTTGGGATGGCAAAAGGTTTGTCCCATTTACACCAAATGAATATAATCCACTACAATCTAAAATCAACAAATGTTCTGATAGATAGCTCCTGTGAGCCAAAGGTAGGCGACTTTGGCTTGGCAAGGCTGTTGCCAATGTTAGACCGTTGCATCTTAAGCAGCAAAATCCAAAGTGCACTCGGATACATGGCTCCTGAGTTTGCATGTCAAACGGTGAAGATAACTGAGAAATGTGATGTGTATGGATTTGGTGTCTTGGTTTTGGAAGTGGTGACCGGAAAGAGGCCGGTGGAATATATGGAGGATGATGTGGTAGTACTCTGTGACATGGTAAGGGGAGCACTGGAAGAAGGCAGGGTGGAGGAATGTGTTGATGAGAAACTTGTGCGTAATTTTCCAGCAGATGAGGCAATTCCAGTCGTCAAACTGGGTTTAATATGTGCTTCTCAAGTTCCGTCCAACCGGCCAGACATGAGTGAAGTGGTCAATATTTTGGAACTGATCCAATGCCCTTCAGAAGGTCAAGATGAATTAGAATGA